One window of the Thermomicrobiales bacterium genome contains the following:
- a CDS encoding ABC transporter permease, whose product MAQPSATMTAPGDTQPSRIANARALARQRRGVQLRYLALVLPIVLYLAFFYGYPVLAMLFRSVSQPTWTLDNFAQIFQESIYVRVIWITVQISLVVTIVTLFLAYPLAYLLASISSSRANLLMILVLVPFWSSILVRTYAWMVLLGRFGIINNFLIWIGAIDEPLRLLNTRLAVYIAMVQILMPFMVLPLYSVMRGIDRNLMRAAEGLGARPDQVFRRIFFPLSLPGIAAGCLLVFILSLGFFITPALVGGPRDVMISVLIEQQVNTLLNWPFASALAAVLLIGALGIFTLFNRILGVENIFGGTSS is encoded by the coding sequence GTGGCGCAGCCATCAGCGACGATGACCGCCCCGGGCGACACGCAACCATCACGAATTGCCAACGCGCGAGCGCTGGCCCGTCAGCGCCGTGGCGTGCAACTGCGCTACCTCGCGCTGGTGCTGCCGATTGTGCTGTACCTCGCGTTCTTCTACGGGTACCCGGTGTTGGCAATGCTCTTTCGCAGTGTCAGCCAGCCAACCTGGACGCTCGACAACTTTGCGCAGATCTTCCAGGAGTCGATCTATGTTCGGGTGATCTGGATCACCGTCCAGATCTCGCTCGTCGTGACGATCGTGACACTGTTCCTGGCCTACCCGCTAGCGTATCTGCTGGCGTCGATCAGCAGCTCGCGGGCGAACCTGCTGATGATCCTCGTCCTGGTGCCATTCTGGTCGAGCATCCTCGTTCGGACGTATGCGTGGATGGTATTGCTCGGCCGATTCGGGATTATCAACAACTTCTTGATCTGGATCGGGGCGATCGACGAGCCGCTGCGTCTGTTGAACACTCGCCTTGCGGTCTACATCGCGATGGTCCAGATCCTGATGCCCTTCATGGTGCTGCCGCTCTACAGTGTCATGCGCGGCATCGACCGCAACCTGATGCGGGCGGCCGAGGGGCTCGGAGCGCGACCTGACCAGGTGTTCCGGCGGATCTTCTTCCCGCTCTCGCTGCCCGGGATCGCGGCTGGCTGCTTGCTGGTGTTCATCCTCTCGCTTGGCTTTTTCATCACGCCGGCGTTGGTCGGCGGGCCGCGCGACGTGATGATCTCCGTGCTGATCGAGCAGCAAGTCAACACGCTGCTTAACTGGCCGTTCGCATCGGCGCTCGCCGCGGTGCTGCTGATCGGCGCGTTAGGGATCTTCACGCTGTTCAACCGTATCCTCGGGGTCGAGAATATCTTCGGAGGGACCTCCTCATGA
- a CDS encoding ABC transporter permease — MSVPRLILYVFCAMVLVYLVFPVLVVIPLSFSSAQYLTFPPPGFSLQWYRNFFTRSDWVSAAILSFWVASVVMILATILGTLASIGLVRGRFPGRGVVNTFIVSPLIVPAIIVAIGIYFFYAQLGLVGRPIALITAHTALAVPFVVVNVTATLYGFDERLEYAAMNLGANRLRTFWHVTLPIIRPGVLAGALFAFITSWDELIVAIFISGTGAVTLPRKMWDSIRFQIDPTIAAVSTLLIIITGSLFFSAEMLRRRSERMRTSVVAEEAVEVA, encoded by the coding sequence GTGTCCGTCCCGCGCCTGATTCTGTATGTTTTCTGCGCGATGGTGCTCGTCTATCTCGTGTTCCCGGTCCTGGTGGTTATTCCGTTGTCGTTCTCCTCGGCGCAGTATCTGACCTTCCCGCCACCGGGATTCAGCCTGCAGTGGTATCGCAATTTCTTCACACGCTCGGACTGGGTGAGCGCTGCCATTCTCAGCTTCTGGGTGGCGTCTGTTGTGATGATTCTGGCCACGATCCTCGGGACCCTTGCGTCAATCGGGCTGGTGCGCGGCCGGTTTCCCGGCCGGGGTGTCGTCAACACATTCATCGTCTCGCCGCTGATTGTCCCGGCGATCATCGTCGCAATCGGGATCTACTTCTTCTATGCGCAGCTCGGGCTGGTTGGACGCCCGATCGCGCTCATTACGGCGCACACGGCGCTGGCCGTGCCGTTCGTCGTCGTGAACGTCACGGCCACGCTGTACGGCTTCGATGAGCGGCTGGAGTACGCGGCGATGAACCTCGGTGCGAACCGACTGCGCACGTTCTGGCATGTGACGTTGCCGATCATCCGCCCGGGGGTGTTGGCCGGCGCGTTGTTCGCCTTCATCACGTCGTGGGATGAGCTGATCGTTGCGATCTTCATCTCGGGAACCGGCGCGGTGACGCTGCCAAGGAAGATGTGGGACAGTATCCGGTTCCAGATCGACCCGACGATTGCCGCCGTCTCAACGCTGTTGATCATCATCACTGGCTCGCTGTTCTTTAGCGCCGAGATGCTGAGGCGACGCTCTGAGCGCATGCGCACCAGCGTAGTGGCCGAGGAGGCGGTGGAAGTCGCCTGA
- a CDS encoding CUAEP/CCAEP-tail radical SAM protein, producing MSQAIIETREHTSFRTRGAILLISCYELGHQPLNLAFPLATLREAGYDPLARDTSVEPLDDAEIARACFVAISVPMHTALRLGVQVAARVRAINPAAPICFYGLYAWMNADYLLDGYGDYIIGGEQERPLLDLVRAIERGDDTLPSGVGDRDHRVPPVIERTSFAMPARDVLPPPEKYARLLIDGRAVPAGYTESTRGCHHTCRHCPVVPIYGGRFFAIPRDVVLEDIRSQVRQGAGHITFGDPDFLNGPTHALRVCRALHAEFPHVTFDMTTRIEHILENRDRFTEFKELGCVFVLTAVESISPLVLERIDKGHTKADIIAALAVLDDAGITMRPSLLPFTPWTTLDDYLELLTFFEEHDLASNVDPVHFSIRLLVPPGSALLDQPEAAEWVGALDAAAFTWTWKNHDPRVDALQREVAAIVEGAESASCEPEETFERIKAAAWAMAGVAPPTVERKRTRPPGQPPRLTESWFC from the coding sequence ATGTCCCAGGCAATCATCGAAACTCGTGAGCACACCTCTTTCCGCACACGCGGAGCGATCTTGCTGATCTCGTGCTACGAGCTCGGCCATCAGCCACTCAACCTGGCGTTCCCGCTGGCGACCCTTCGCGAAGCCGGCTATGACCCGCTGGCCCGCGACACATCGGTCGAGCCGCTCGACGACGCGGAGATCGCCCGCGCCTGTTTCGTCGCCATTTCGGTGCCGATGCATACTGCGCTTCGCCTCGGGGTTCAGGTGGCCGCGCGCGTCCGCGCCATCAATCCGGCTGCGCCAATCTGCTTCTACGGCCTCTACGCCTGGATGAATGCCGACTACTTGCTCGACGGCTACGGCGACTACATCATCGGCGGCGAGCAGGAGCGTCCGCTGCTCGATCTCGTCCGCGCGATCGAGCGCGGCGATGACACGCTGCCTTCGGGAGTCGGCGATCGTGATCATCGCGTCCCGCCGGTGATCGAGCGGACGTCGTTTGCAATGCCGGCCCGCGACGTGCTCCCACCGCCGGAAAAGTACGCCCGCCTGCTGATCGATGGCCGGGCAGTGCCGGCCGGCTACACTGAGTCAACTCGCGGCTGCCACCATACCTGTCGTCACTGCCCGGTCGTGCCGATCTACGGGGGGCGGTTCTTTGCCATTCCCCGCGACGTCGTGCTGGAGGACATCCGCAGCCAGGTGCGCCAGGGGGCCGGCCACATCACCTTCGGCGATCCCGACTTCCTCAACGGCCCGACCCACGCGCTGCGCGTCTGCCGTGCATTGCATGCGGAGTTCCCGCACGTGACTTTCGACATGACGACGCGCATCGAGCACATTCTCGAGAATCGTGATCGATTCACCGAGTTTAAGGAGCTCGGCTGCGTCTTCGTTCTGACCGCGGTCGAGTCGATCAGCCCGCTGGTGCTGGAGAGAATCGACAAGGGCCACACCAAAGCGGATATCATCGCGGCGCTGGCAGTCCTCGACGATGCCGGAATCACGATGCGGCCGTCCCTGCTGCCATTCACTCCGTGGACAACGCTCGACGACTACCTCGAGCTCCTGACCTTCTTCGAAGAGCACGATCTCGCCAGCAACGTCGACCCCGTTCACTTCTCGATCCGCCTGCTGGTGCCACCCGGCTCGGCGCTGCTCGATCAGCCCGAGGCCGCGGAGTGGGTCGGCGCGCTCGATGCGGCCGCGTTCACCTGGACGTGGAAGAATCACGATCCCCGGGTAGACGCGCTCCAACGCGAGGTCGCAGCCATCGTTGAGGGCGCGGAATCCGCGTCGTGCGAGCCGGAGGAGACGTTCGAGCGAATCAAGGCCGCTGCCTGGGCAATGGCCGGCGTCGCGCCTCCAACGGTCGAGCGCAAACGCACTCGTCCGCCGGGACAGCCTCCAAGGCTGACCGAATCGTGGTTCTGTTGA
- the nfi gene encoding deoxyribonuclease V (cleaves DNA at apurinic or apyrimidinic sites), producing MKITPLHSWDVTPKEAAEIQRNLSGTLDLRDGLRLDNIRTVAGVDNAYSGRGRAAIAYAVVVILSFPTLEVIETRAQVQPVTFPYVPGLLSFREGPAVVAAFEQVENRPDVILFDAQGIAHPRRFGAAAHLGLVLGLPSIGCAKSRLVGEYAEPGDTFGDRSPLCIDGEAVGAAVRTRPGHTPLFVSPGNRVSIETAIAITLACCRDGRFMPEPTRLADRLAATTKRDGTIGFGAR from the coding sequence ATGAAGATCACTCCGCTTCATAGTTGGGACGTAACACCGAAGGAAGCGGCTGAAATCCAGCGCAACCTGAGCGGGACACTCGATCTGCGCGACGGCCTCCGACTGGACAATATCCGCACCGTCGCGGGTGTGGACAACGCATACTCAGGGCGTGGTCGTGCCGCGATCGCATACGCTGTCGTGGTCATCCTGTCGTTCCCGACGCTGGAAGTCATCGAGACACGAGCGCAGGTTCAGCCCGTCACGTTCCCCTATGTGCCGGGGCTGCTCTCGTTCCGCGAAGGGCCGGCCGTCGTCGCTGCCTTCGAACAGGTCGAGAACAGGCCAGATGTCATTCTGTTCGACGCGCAGGGGATCGCCCACCCACGCAGGTTCGGCGCGGCGGCGCATCTCGGCCTCGTTCTCGGGCTGCCCTCGATCGGCTGCGCCAAGAGCCGGCTCGTCGGTGAATATGCCGAGCCTGGCGACACCTTCGGTGACCGTAGTCCGCTATGCATCGACGGTGAAGCCGTCGGCGCGGCCGTCCGCACTCGTCCCGGTCACACGCCGCTGTTCGTCTCTCCGGGCAATCGCGTCAGCATCGAGACTGCCATCGCGATCACGCTCGCCTGTTGCCGCGACGGGCGGTTCATGCCCGAGCCAACTCGCCTCGCCGATCGGCTCGCCGCAACGACGAAGCGGGATGGAACGATCGGGTTCGGAGCACGATGA
- the glgP gene encoding alpha-glucan family phosphorylase, with protein MKPIRTFSIVPVLPPELHRLRDIAVNLRWSWDGPSRNLFARLDPDLWESTHQNPVRLLGAIDQSRLEEAAADEGFRLQLERVAADFDAYMGATSTWYARTHGQTLQPCIAYFSPEFGVANCLNIFAGGLGLLAGDHLKSASDLGVPLVGISLLYQQGYFRQTLNDAGWQQEFSEENDFHNLPLTLVHDSTGGPLTVRVPHPGREVIAQVWLARVGRVQLYLLDTNIPENLPEDRGITDQLYGGDLEMRIRQEVVLGIGGCRALVALGLEPTVYHMNEGHSAFLALERARALMSAHGLTFEEAREAASAGTIFTTHTPVPAGHDAFPAELIDRYLTEYAAEFGLERANLLALGRINPTDEGELFGMTILALKMSAYTNGVSELHGKVSRDMWQALWPGVPVNEVPIGHVTNGIHLASWVSEEMASYYDRYIGPRWRSEPTGKEIWAQAGQIPPEELWRIHERHREEMVLNIRETLQAQLDQHGAAQVEIKRAGEVLDPEILTIGFARRFATYKRATLLLRDIDRFIALINNATRPIQIIFAGKAHPRDDAGKELIRQIVVASRRAELRHRVVFLEDYDIAIARRLVQGVDVWLNNPRRPMEASGTSGMKASANANLNFSTLDGWWDEAWREHSGTADPAGWAIGRGETYSNWDLQDQVEAEDIYDVLERDIIPTFYDRGADNLPRRWIARMAAAIECLCPFVSGLRMVRDYTEQFYLPALAMAETMAADDMNGARDLAIWRARVTDGWKEVRVEAVNGDARSTLEVGSALHTQALVHLGALRPEDVTVELYAGRVNAAGELVDPTSSPMVVQSSAAAGGYIYQLSAPMARSSGIHGYTVRVLPRHDCLCSPYVPGLITWAEAPDGA; from the coding sequence ATGAAGCCGATTCGAACTTTCTCGATCGTCCCGGTGCTCCCGCCGGAGTTGCATCGACTGCGGGACATCGCAGTGAACCTGCGCTGGTCGTGGGATGGGCCAAGCCGAAACCTCTTCGCGCGGCTCGATCCGGATCTCTGGGAGAGCACACACCAAAATCCTGTTCGCCTGCTCGGCGCGATCGATCAGTCCCGTCTGGAAGAGGCTGCCGCCGACGAAGGCTTCCGCCTGCAGTTGGAGCGTGTCGCCGCCGACTTCGACGCCTACATGGGGGCGACAAGCACGTGGTATGCCCGGACTCACGGTCAGACCCTGCAGCCGTGCATCGCCTACTTCTCTCCGGAGTTCGGCGTCGCCAACTGTCTGAACATCTTCGCGGGTGGGCTTGGCCTGCTGGCCGGCGATCACCTGAAGTCGGCCAGCGATCTGGGCGTGCCGCTGGTGGGAATCAGCCTGTTGTACCAGCAGGGCTACTTCCGGCAGACACTGAATGATGCGGGATGGCAGCAGGAGTTCTCCGAGGAGAACGACTTCCACAACCTCCCGCTGACGCTTGTGCACGATTCGACCGGCGGGCCACTGACTGTCCGCGTCCCACACCCCGGACGCGAGGTCATCGCTCAGGTCTGGCTCGCCCGGGTGGGCCGTGTCCAGCTTTATCTGCTGGATACGAACATCCCCGAGAACCTCCCAGAGGATCGCGGCATCACCGATCAGCTCTATGGCGGCGACCTGGAGATGCGGATCCGCCAGGAGGTTGTCCTTGGGATCGGCGGCTGTCGCGCGCTCGTCGCCCTTGGCCTCGAGCCGACCGTGTATCACATGAACGAGGGCCATTCCGCGTTTCTTGCTCTGGAACGGGCGCGCGCGCTGATGTCCGCGCACGGGTTGACGTTTGAGGAGGCTCGCGAGGCTGCCTCGGCCGGCACGATCTTCACGACGCACACACCGGTGCCGGCCGGCCACGATGCCTTCCCCGCCGAGCTGATCGACCGATACCTGACAGAGTACGCGGCCGAATTCGGGCTGGAACGCGCCAACCTGTTGGCTCTGGGCCGCATCAACCCGACCGACGAGGGCGAGCTATTCGGGATGACGATCCTGGCGCTGAAGATGTCTGCCTACACCAACGGTGTCAGCGAGCTGCATGGCAAGGTGTCGCGCGATATGTGGCAGGCGCTCTGGCCGGGCGTGCCTGTCAACGAGGTTCCGATTGGCCATGTCACAAATGGCATCCATCTGGCGAGCTGGGTCTCGGAGGAGATGGCCAGCTACTACGATCGGTACATCGGGCCCCGCTGGCGAAGCGAGCCGACGGGCAAGGAGATCTGGGCTCAGGCCGGCCAGATCCCGCCCGAGGAGCTTTGGCGAATCCACGAACGTCATCGTGAAGAGATGGTGTTGAATATCCGCGAGACGCTACAAGCCCAGCTCGACCAGCATGGCGCGGCGCAGGTGGAGATCAAGCGGGCCGGCGAGGTCCTCGACCCCGAAATTCTGACGATCGGCTTTGCCCGGCGGTTCGCGACGTATAAGCGGGCGACGTTGCTGTTGCGCGATATTGACCGATTCATTGCGCTGATCAACAACGCTACCCGGCCGATCCAGATCATCTTCGCCGGCAAGGCACATCCCCGCGACGATGCCGGCAAAGAGCTGATCCGCCAGATCGTCGTGGCATCGCGCCGGGCAGAGCTACGCCATCGGGTCGTCTTCCTGGAGGATTACGATATTGCGATTGCCCGGCGGCTCGTGCAGGGCGTGGATGTCTGGCTGAATAATCCTCGCCGGCCGATGGAGGCCAGCGGAACGAGTGGCATGAAGGCCTCCGCCAATGCCAACCTCAATTTCAGCACCCTCGATGGCTGGTGGGATGAGGCCTGGCGCGAGCACTCGGGCACGGCCGACCCGGCAGGCTGGGCGATCGGACGTGGTGAGACCTACTCGAACTGGGACCTCCAGGACCAGGTCGAAGCAGAGGATATCTACGATGTCCTCGAACGGGATATTATCCCCACCTTCTATGACCGTGGGGCGGACAACCTCCCGCGCCGGTGGATTGCGCGAATGGCCGCGGCAATCGAGTGCCTCTGCCCGTTCGTCAGCGGGCTGCGTATGGTGCGTGACTACACCGAGCAGTTCTATCTGCCAGCGCTGGCCATGGCCGAAACAATGGCCGCGGATGACATGAACGGCGCGCGGGACCTGGCCATCTGGCGCGCGCGAGTGACGGACGGCTGGAAGGAGGTCCGAGTTGAGGCGGTCAATGGTGATGCCCGCTCGACGCTTGAGGTTGGCTCGGCGCTTCACACCCAGGCGCTCGTGCATCTCGGGGCGCTCAGGCCGGAGGATGTCACTGTCGAGCTCTACGCGGGCCGGGTCAATGCCGCGGGCGAGCTCGTTGATCCGACGTCGTCGCCGATGGTCGTCCAGTCATCTGCGGCGGCCGGCGGCTACATCTATCAGCTGTCGGCGCCGATGGCGCGATCCAGCGGAATCCACGGTTATACCGTCCGAGTTCTGCCACGTCACGACTGCCTGTGCTCACCATACGTGCCGGGGCTGATCACCTGGGCGGAGGCGCCTGACGGCGCGTGA
- the metE gene encoding 5-methyltetrahydropteroyltriglutamate--homocysteine S-methyltransferase: MAQTSNLGYPRIGRQRELKRAIERYWAGKAEEDEVREVAAGIRAAAWQVQLDAGIDHIPCNDFTYYDHMLDMSCVLGLVPERFGHTPGEPVSLATYSAMARGGDDAAALEMTKWFDTNYHYLVPEFNGPAPVRTGNAPVDAYREAREAVGDRATPVLVGPVTFVLLGKYHQLPIAEHVRQIVPIYQQLLADLAAAGAEWVQIDEPCLVQDRAAGELALFAEVYGALAASSARPKIMLQTYFGSLGSSWDAVMALPVDGIGLDLVRTPGNQTDLLGKGFPADKVLNAGVVNGRGVWRTNLDATLGTLERIVDKLGRKDGLAIGPSCSLLFLPHDVRLETSHDAEVLADLSFADQRLEEISTLAKGLNEGREAIRAELDADRVRIDARQRSDAHHAGTQERLRALTAADAQRATPFADRIREQQGRLGLPAYPTTTIGSFPQSGEVRSMRARLRSGRITAEEYDTWVKSQMDDLIRRQEEIGLDVLVHGEFERTDMVEYFAEQLGGFIATEHGWVQSYGSRCVRPPIIVGDVYRPHPMTVATSTYAQSRTSRPMKGMLTGPVTILNWSFVREDLSRAEVANQIALALRDEVLDLETAGIGIVQIDEPALREGLPLRRAEWQEYLDWAVHAFRLASSGVQPGTQIHTHMCYSEFNDIIDAIAAMDADVISIENSRSNEELLKAFTDNKYEREIGPGVYDVHSPQIPETGEMVERLRNATRVLGAEHLWVNPDCGLKTRGNAEVWPSLTNMVAAAKDLRKAAS; encoded by the coding sequence ATGGCGCAAACGTCAAACCTCGGCTATCCGCGAATTGGCAGGCAGCGCGAACTCAAGCGCGCGATCGAGCGATACTGGGCAGGCAAGGCCGAAGAGGATGAGGTGCGCGAAGTCGCGGCCGGCATTCGCGCGGCCGCCTGGCAGGTCCAGCTCGATGCCGGGATCGACCACATCCCGTGCAACGACTTTACGTATTACGATCACATGCTCGATATGTCGTGTGTGCTCGGCCTTGTGCCGGAGCGCTTTGGCCATACGCCCGGCGAGCCGGTGTCACTGGCAACCTACTCGGCGATGGCTCGAGGTGGCGACGACGCCGCGGCGCTCGAGATGACGAAGTGGTTCGACACGAACTACCACTATCTCGTCCCCGAGTTCAACGGGCCGGCCCCGGTGCGCACCGGCAATGCTCCTGTCGATGCCTATCGTGAGGCCCGCGAGGCTGTCGGCGACCGGGCGACACCGGTCCTGGTCGGGCCGGTCACCTTTGTGCTGCTCGGCAAGTACCACCAACTCCCGATCGCCGAGCATGTCCGGCAGATCGTGCCGATCTATCAGCAACTGCTGGCAGATCTGGCCGCGGCGGGCGCTGAGTGGGTCCAGATCGACGAGCCGTGCCTGGTCCAGGATCGCGCTGCCGGGGAGTTGGCGCTCTTCGCTGAGGTCTACGGCGCGCTTGCCGCCTCGAGCGCGCGGCCGAAGATCATGCTGCAAACCTACTTCGGCTCGCTTGGCTCGAGCTGGGATGCGGTAATGGCGCTGCCGGTGGACGGCATCGGCCTTGATCTCGTCCGCACGCCGGGGAACCAGACCGATCTGCTGGGTAAGGGATTCCCGGCCGACAAAGTGCTGAACGCCGGGGTCGTCAATGGTCGCGGCGTCTGGCGGACGAATCTCGACGCGACGCTCGGCACGCTCGAGCGAATCGTCGACAAGCTGGGCCGGAAGGATGGGCTCGCGATCGGACCTTCCTGCTCGCTGCTCTTCCTGCCGCACGACGTGAGGCTGGAGACAAGTCACGACGCCGAAGTCCTCGCCGATCTGTCCTTTGCCGATCAGCGGCTCGAGGAGATCAGCACTCTGGCGAAGGGGCTCAACGAGGGGCGCGAGGCGATCCGCGCCGAGCTGGATGCCGACCGCGTCCGGATTGATGCCCGACAGCGATCTGATGCACACCACGCAGGAACGCAGGAGCGGCTCCGCGCGCTGACTGCAGCGGACGCTCAGCGGGCGACGCCATTCGCCGATCGTATCCGTGAGCAGCAGGGGCGACTGGGTCTGCCGGCCTACCCGACGACGACGATCGGCTCGTTTCCGCAGTCCGGCGAGGTGCGCTCGATGCGTGCCCGACTGCGGTCAGGGCGGATCACCGCCGAGGAGTACGATACCTGGGTCAAATCCCAGATGGACGATCTGATTCGCCGGCAGGAGGAGATCGGCCTTGATGTCCTGGTCCACGGCGAGTTCGAGCGAACTGACATGGTCGAATACTTCGCCGAACAGCTCGGCGGCTTCATCGCCACCGAGCATGGCTGGGTCCAGTCGTACGGCTCGCGCTGCGTCCGCCCGCCGATTATCGTCGGCGATGTCTACCGCCCACACCCGATGACGGTTGCAACGAGCACCTACGCTCAGTCGCGAACCAGCAGGCCAATGAAGGGCATGCTGACCGGACCGGTGACGATCCTCAACTGGTCGTTCGTGCGCGAAGATCTGTCGCGCGCCGAGGTGGCCAACCAGATCGCTCTGGCGCTGCGCGATGAGGTGTTGGATCTGGAGACGGCAGGCATCGGTATCGTCCAGATCGACGAGCCGGCGCTCCGCGAAGGCTTGCCACTGCGTCGCGCCGAATGGCAAGAGTATCTCGACTGGGCGGTCCACGCGTTCCGGCTGGCGTCCAGCGGCGTTCAGCCCGGCACTCAGATTCACACACACATGTGCTACTCGGAGTTCAACGACATCATCGATGCGATTGCGGCGATGGATGCCGATGTCATCTCGATCGAGAACTCGCGTTCGAACGAAGAGCTGCTGAAGGCATTCACCGACAACAAATACGAGCGTGAGATCGGCCCGGGCGTCTACGATGTCCACTCGCCGCAGATCCCCGAGACCGGCGAGATGGTCGAACGGCTGCGCAACGCAACACGCGTTCTGGGCGCCGAACATCTGTGGGTCAACCCGGACTGCGGACTGAAGACGCGTGGCAATGCGGAAGTCTGGCCGAGCCTGACCAATATGGTCGCAGCGGCGAAGGACCTTCGGAAAGCCGCAAGCTAG
- a CDS encoding DinB family protein, giving the protein MTDEERRDAGTRTIRLLAIARGLEDEGQYNIARLFRAAAFGEGARATIVRPRPASGLYEEMDAAIADLRATGRNAIAGAMAHALETARAGGIPTLEDTPLTFVCRSCGEIMLGEKQAVCPVCRARRLTFEPSPSVWYATPLAPSEILSAMEENLADIQTITAGVSDARADDGVWPLRAILEHLLGAERLLVGRAARMLDEDEPQLESIDPNDIGATDESLSPPVAALLEDLAEARLGTVAQFAAIVPEAWSRAGIHPEFGRLTVTQQLSYLVRHEQWHLAELEERCREARDV; this is encoded by the coding sequence ATGACCGACGAAGAACGCCGCGACGCCGGCACACGGACGATCAGGCTGCTAGCGATCGCGCGTGGGCTGGAGGACGAGGGGCAGTACAACATCGCCCGTCTGTTCCGCGCGGCGGCTTTCGGAGAGGGAGCACGGGCGACGATTGTGCGACCTCGGCCGGCCAGCGGCCTCTACGAAGAGATGGACGCCGCGATCGCCGACCTCCGCGCGACCGGACGGAACGCGATTGCGGGCGCGATGGCACACGCACTGGAAACGGCGCGGGCCGGCGGCATCCCGACGCTGGAGGACACCCCGCTGACCTTCGTCTGCCGCTCGTGCGGAGAGATCATGCTCGGCGAGAAGCAGGCCGTCTGTCCTGTTTGCCGGGCGCGCCGGCTGACCTTTGAGCCGTCGCCCTCCGTCTGGTACGCCACGCCCCTCGCGCCATCGGAGATCCTGTCGGCGATGGAGGAGAACCTGGCTGATATTCAGACGATCACTGCGGGTGTCAGCGATGCCCGCGCCGACGATGGTGTCTGGCCGCTGCGTGCGATTCTCGAACATCTTCTGGGCGCGGAGCGCCTGTTGGTCGGCCGCGCCGCGCGGATGCTCGACGAGGATGAGCCGCAACTCGAGTCGATCGATCCAAACGACATCGGCGCAACCGACGAGTCGCTATCGCCGCCGGTGGCGGCGCTACTGGAGGATCTGGCCGAGGCACGGCTGGGAACGGTCGCGCAGTTTGCCGCGATTGTGCCCGAGGCGTGGAGTCGCGCGGGTATCCACCCCGAGTTCGGCCGCCTGACCGTCACGCAGCAACTCTCATACCTGGTGAGGCATGAGCAATGGCATCTCGCCGAGTTGGAGGAGCGTTGCCGAGAGGCGCGCGACGTGTAG
- a CDS encoding GNAT family protein — protein sequence MRESQTLDTPELETERLLLRRFNPADEDDIYRYCRDPEVARLTSWDPHRSIDDTRRFLDWALTRYEEGTGGPWAMVLHETGMVVGAFGLTVVWPHLRGEVGYWLGRPLWRQGLTTEAGQAILRYAFHDLELNRVEARCEAENAASERVMQKLGMSYEGLMRQQIFVKGVFRDMKLYAQLRSEWRGGSPR from the coding sequence ATGCGCGAATCGCAAACACTCGATACGCCAGAGCTCGAGACCGAACGGCTGCTGCTCCGCAGATTCAACCCGGCCGACGAAGACGATATCTACCGCTACTGCCGAGACCCCGAAGTTGCCCGGCTGACCTCATGGGATCCGCACCGATCGATCGACGATACGCGCCGATTTCTCGACTGGGCGCTGACCCGCTACGAGGAGGGGACCGGCGGCCCGTGGGCGATGGTGCTCCATGAGACAGGCATGGTCGTCGGCGCGTTCGGCCTTACCGTCGTCTGGCCCCATCTTCGCGGCGAGGTCGGCTACTGGCTTGGCCGGCCGCTCTGGAGGCAGGGGCTGACGACCGAGGCGGGCCAGGCCATCCTGCGCTATGCCTTTCACGATCTGGAGCTCAACCGCGTTGAGGCACGCTGCGAGGCGGAAAACGCGGCCTCCGAACGCGTCATGCAGAAGCTCGGCATGTCGTACGAGGGCCTCATGCGGCAGCAGATCTTTGTCAAGGGAGTGTTTCGCGACATGAAGCTGTACGCGCAACTTCGGTCCGAGTGGCGGGGCGGCAGCCCGCGATGA
- a CDS encoding GAF domain-containing protein: MDLDRPSHPQSFSLDYRAIADPARLDVVASTGLLGTVGEAALDEIVQGMTREGIAPICAIIIVDAYRMVFTSSVGLPEPWRTLHEAPLARSRSLLVVASGQPVIIDGARDSPRDVAPMAMVDRGISAWLGMPLLGTGYQVVGVLALMDEQPRCWLPSARRLADIGAARANVAIQQRIARRRAAQSRPAE, from the coding sequence ATGGATCTCGATCGTCCCTCCCACCCTCAATCGTTCAGTCTCGATTACAGAGCGATCGCCGACCCAGCCCGGCTGGATGTCGTCGCGTCCACCGGCCTGCTCGGCACGGTTGGCGAAGCTGCGCTCGACGAGATCGTGCAGGGAATGACACGCGAGGGCATTGCGCCGATCTGCGCCATCATCATTGTCGATGCTTATCGCATGGTCTTCACGAGCAGCGTCGGCCTGCCCGAACCGTGGCGGACACTCCATGAAGCACCCCTCGCGCGGTCGCGCAGCCTGCTCGTCGTCGCCTCCGGCCAGCCGGTGATCATCGACGGCGCCCGAGACTCGCCGCGCGATGTGGCGCCGATGGCGATGGTGGACAGGGGTATTAGCGCATGGCTGGGGATGCCGCTTCTTGGGACGGGATATCAGGTCGTGGGCGTCCTCGCGCTGATGGATGAGCAGCCTCGATGCTGGCTGCCCAGCGCGCGGCGCCTCGCGGATATCGGCGCAGCCCGCGCCAACGTGGCCATCCAGCAACGGATCGCGAGGAGACGAGCGGCTCAGTCCCGGCCGGCCGAGTAG